In the Candidatus Omnitrophota bacterium genome, ATGAGTTGGTTTTGCGCGGCTTTCAATTCGGCCGTGCGCCGTTCGACGCGGTCTTCGAGTTCGGCGGTCAACCGTTCGAGACTGCGATTGCTAACGGCGAAGCGATAGGCGATGAGCATAAAGATCACGATGGAAAACAAAATGCAGGCGCCGTCCAGCAAAAACGAATAGGCTAACGGTCCTGCATACCCAAAATATCCGCCCGCCAGCCAAAGATAGACGCCGACATAAAACATGCTGCCCAATCCGAAGAGCAACATGCCATGAATGCGTTTCCAGACGCCGACCAGAAACAAGCGGACGATTTCGAAAGAAATAATCGTACCGGCAATCAAAAGGAAGTCGTTAGTTGTTTCCAGATAAGTATAGTTTTCCTTTGTTTCGAGAAAACCGGATTTATAAAACCAAAAGGAAAAACCCAGCGCGGCAAGAATCAGGATCAGCAAAACAACCGTCCATAAAAACTGGCGAAATTTTACGTTGTATATTAAGTAATACAGGTTAAAAACAATGGCCAACAGACTGCACCCGGTTATGCCTATAAATAAGAAATGCAATGAAAAAAAGTTATCCGACAATGCTTGAGAAGGAATATTCCAGACAATTTCGCTGATTGTCATAAATAGAAATAAAAAAGCAAAATAGAAGTTTTCCTTCAGTTTCGAATAAAATAAAAACAAAACAAAAGCAAAAAGCGCCAATGTAAAAAACATAATGGCGATAATGAGCGCCATTAACATCTTGAATTCCCTCCTAGCGAACGTATCGGCGATCTGGAAAAAGCGGGGAGCCCAATCCAAGGAATCGAATTTTAGACGAGAAACCGCGGCTTTGATTGGCTTCGGATCGTCCGAACCGCTGGCAAGCGCAATGCCATACGCCAGCGGTTGTTCGAATGTAAGCGATAACGCATGTATGGGAGTCCATACGATTCCATCATTGGAAACTTCCGCCAAGCAAAGACCATGTTCCCTTAAGCAACTGACGCGAAGAGCAGAATTATTATTGTAATAATACGACAACGACAGTTCCGACCCTGCCAAAACATGAAAGCCGGAGGCGTCCCGCCACAGTAGCGAAACATTCAACATATTAAATTTGTTGTCGCTCCCAAATGACGCAAAATAAAATTTTGCGTTGGGCCGGTCGCCGGCTTCGCGGATCATTAATCCGATCTGCCGCTGATCCTGGTCGGAATCTCGGTTCATATCGATTATCCCGGCGCTTAGGCTCCATGCGCCGCTTTTTTCGGAATAGATAAAGAAGCCTTCATTCGAATCGTCTTTGAAGCCGTCGCCGCTTCCTTCGATTACATAAAAAAGCCGATTGATGCCGCGAGCGGGTTTCTCCTCTCTTGGAAACATGGATTCATAGGGGAGGTATTCCTGCAGGTTGGTGAATGCCATATCCCCTTGAAATGTATGTATATCTTCGATATCCAACACGTTAACAGTTCCCGGCGTTTTGTAATCTCCGATACGGGGCGGGGATTGCGGCGTTCCCCAATCGGCGACATTTTCGAAAACGCCAAATTGGGGGTACAGAAACTGCTCCCCGCCAATATTGACGCCAGCGACATTTCCATCGAAAAGAAAAACTCCCTTCGCGGAATTGTCCAACAAGGCGATTTGATAGGAGAGTTGCATTGGATTTTGTATATTATCTAATTTCCAGACAATGCGATGATCTTCAATGGTTCCCCCCAGATTGATATTGGTAACTTCGAATCCGGGCGTAATATTTTCTACTGCGATGGCGTCAACGTTATTGGTTCTTCCAGGATCGACATCGATCGTCACGGTTATCGGTTCTTGATCTTGATAGATGCTCTTGGAAAGCGATCGTA is a window encoding:
- a CDS encoding ATP-binding protein codes for the protein MRFLFHFFAYLAFLFFLSSNPCRSQESASNLGIFDATADWGTKESPLQRGRFKTPGRVEIRNATADAVYRIFGNGDDIWDNSDEGFFLYAERYGSWKLTARVKWLDRGGERTGGNNPSVHLMIRNQAKNSYSSQFGIYLRAGLEGPLGTTSATSWRTVDYGITKNIEHNAFLRGDAVNRFIFYRVSRISASNRLISEWSYDGSTWTEGCSMVIPMQDPVAYGIAITNTLDNELLASAQIDTIRLESIPFTSIRSLSKSIYQDQEPITVTIDVDPGRTNNVDAIAVENITPGFEVTNINLGGTIEDHRIVWKLDNIQNPMQLSYQIALLDNSAKGVFLFDGNVAGVNIGGEQFLYPQFGVFENVADWGTPQSPPRIGDYKTPGTVNVLDIEDIHTFQGDMAFTNLQEYLPYESMFPREEKPARGINRLFYVIEGSGDGFKDDSNEGFFIYSEKSGAWSLSAGIIDMNRDSDQDQRQIGLMIREAGDRPNAKFYFASFGSDNKFNMLNVSLLWRDASGFHVLAGSELSLSYYYNNNSALRVSCLREHGLCLAEVSNDGIVWTPIHALSLTFEQPLAYGIALASGSDDPKPIKAAVSRLKFDSLDWAPRFFQIADTFARREFKMLMALIIAIMFFTLALFAFVLFLFYSKLKENFYFAFLFLFMTISEIVWNIPSQALSDNFFSLHFLFIGITGCSLLAIVFNLYYLIYNVKFRQFLWTVVLLILILAALGFSFWFYKSGFLETKENYTYLETTNDFLLIAGTIISFEIVRLFLVGVWKRIHGMLLFGLGSMFYVGVYLWLAGGYFGYAGPLAYSFLLDGACILFSIVIFMLIAYRFAVSNRSLERLTAELEDRVERRTAELKAAQNQLIRSEKMSSLGQLIAGIAHEINNPVNFIKSNIQPLKDYLLGFKKAVDYMTENKEQLPSEMKERFEDIYEEEDLEFASQDAKKLMSSFEDGSDRISKIVADLRQYSRMDEDYYSQYDIHEAIDSTLNLLFNKYKNRIVLHKEYGDIPQISCSPGKINQVFMNIFVNAIEAIENEGHIWIQTSRQDKNAIIQIRDDGIGMPEEIKTKIFDPFFTTKPVGSGTGLGLSIVQGIIEQHGGTIAVESEAGKGTQFTVTLPLGENKA